Proteins found in one Opitutaceae bacterium genomic segment:
- a CDS encoding alginate export family protein — translation MNKLHTFTCLTFLTAAAGHVHAQYAPPPPPRPFPGFLNEKLRATDPYMSAWDFGVNVRGRLESKYNAGFTDAGSNWDFSTRRQDDNDNTYYLVRAMPRVAYAGKWVSATVEGRSSYSIGDERFNSTAAGQGLTERDGVMDLHQAFVLVGNHKEFPVSFKIGRQELVYGDQRLVGHFRWNNNARTFDAAKVRYQHAWFGVDLFTGGVVYNDHNNFNKANPQDMFSGAYFNFPRLRSTEIVEAYLYSRNVKRGIATDNWSGIPAPFRFPGAQDLYTAGVRVRSKPNAYGAWDYAVELMHQFGSRTAVFPATAPAAALAAPRLDQDAWSSILQVGYTWTEHAWQPRLAFLYSYGSGDKNSADGTSQTFQNLFPTNHLFYGYMDLSSLQNMNDYRVAFTFKPLPTLSVALEGHAQFLDRTTDFWYNVAGVPRNFTGAAVGSGGGYRINPSYDSTLGYEADVVVGWSFHHAAQLEVGASRYFRGDYIKESLRSVGSKDATYVYVQLTLNL, via the coding sequence ATGAATAAGCTTCATACATTCACTTGTTTGACGTTTCTAACAGCCGCCGCCGGCCACGTCCATGCCCAGTACGCGCCGCCTCCTCCACCACGTCCCTTTCCGGGATTTCTCAACGAGAAGCTTCGGGCGACCGATCCGTACATGAGCGCCTGGGATTTCGGCGTGAACGTGCGCGGGCGCCTTGAGAGCAAATACAACGCGGGCTTCACGGACGCAGGATCCAATTGGGATTTCTCAACCCGCCGCCAGGACGACAACGACAACACCTACTACCTCGTGCGCGCGATGCCTCGCGTCGCCTACGCAGGCAAATGGGTTTCAGCCACGGTGGAAGGTCGTTCCAGCTACTCGATTGGCGATGAGCGCTTCAATTCCACAGCGGCAGGCCAGGGCCTCACCGAACGCGACGGAGTAATGGACCTGCACCAGGCTTTTGTGTTGGTCGGGAACCACAAGGAGTTCCCGGTCTCGTTCAAGATTGGGCGACAGGAACTTGTTTATGGTGACCAGCGCCTCGTGGGACACTTTCGCTGGAACAACAACGCACGTACCTTCGACGCCGCGAAGGTGCGATACCAGCACGCGTGGTTCGGAGTCGACTTGTTCACCGGCGGGGTCGTCTACAACGACCACAACAACTTCAACAAGGCCAACCCGCAGGACATGTTCTCGGGAGCCTACTTCAACTTCCCCCGGCTCCGTTCAACCGAGATCGTCGAGGCCTATCTCTATTCAAGGAATGTGAAGCGCGGCATCGCCACTGACAACTGGTCAGGTATTCCGGCACCCTTCCGCTTCCCCGGTGCGCAGGATCTTTATACCGCGGGAGTTCGGGTGCGCTCCAAGCCCAACGCGTATGGCGCCTGGGACTACGCGGTTGAACTCATGCACCAGTTCGGCAGCCGCACCGCTGTCTTCCCCGCCACGGCACCAGCGGCCGCGCTCGCAGCGCCCCGCCTTGATCAGGATGCCTGGTCATCCATCCTACAGGTGGGTTACACGTGGACAGAGCATGCCTGGCAGCCGCGCCTCGCCTTTCTGTACAGCTACGGCTCAGGCGACAAGAATTCTGCAGACGGCACAAGCCAGACGTTCCAGAACCTGTTTCCGACGAATCACCTCTTCTATGGGTACATGGACCTGAGCAGCCTGCAGAATATGAACGACTATCGCGTCGCCTTCACCTTCAAGCCGCTGCCGACCTTGTCAGTCGCGCTGGAGGGACACGCCCAGTTCCTCGATCGCACCACTGATTTCTGGTATAACGTCGCAGGCGTGCCCCGGAATTTCACGGGCGCGGCAGTGGGTTCCGGCGGCGGCTACCGAATCAACCCGTCGTATGACAGCACCCTGGGGTACGAAGCGGATGTCGTCGTCGGCTGGTCCTTTCACCACGCAGCGCAGCTGGAAGTCGGCGCCAGCAGGTACTTCCGGGGCGACTATATCAAGGAATCGCTCCGATCGGTCGGTTCCAAGGACGCCACGTATGTCTACGTCCAGCTGACCCTAAACCTCTGA
- a CDS encoding ABC transporter ATP-binding protein: protein MAFLELTNVSKGFGASPVLADINLSIEKGEFVAIVGYSGSGKTTLISLIAGLQKPDTGMVRLNDLEITEPGPDRGIVFQNYSLLPWLTVTENIALAVDQVFPNWSAEKRREHIERHVKMVNLTPHAQKLPRQLSGGQRQRVSVARALAMDPQILLLDEPLSALDALTRATLQDEIEHIWETNKKTVVLITNDVDEALLLADRIIPLTPGPGASLGPVTVNTLARPRDRKNLNHDPEFKRLRSLITRQLLDYRDNNKTKVTKRLILPDILPEDLEKPRVRRKRPLRPSELKNEEISIPR, encoded by the coding sequence ATGGCCTTCCTCGAACTCACAAACGTCAGCAAGGGCTTCGGCGCATCGCCGGTTCTCGCCGACATCAACCTCTCGATCGAGAAAGGGGAATTTGTCGCCATCGTCGGCTATTCTGGATCCGGAAAGACCACGCTGATCAGCCTGATAGCGGGTCTCCAAAAACCGGATACAGGCATGGTCCGGCTCAACGACCTGGAGATCACCGAACCCGGCCCCGACCGCGGAATCGTCTTTCAGAATTACAGCCTCCTTCCCTGGCTCACGGTGACGGAGAACATCGCCCTTGCCGTCGATCAGGTGTTCCCAAACTGGTCGGCCGAGAAGAGGCGCGAGCATATCGAGCGCCATGTGAAGATGGTGAACCTCACGCCACACGCTCAGAAACTGCCGAGGCAGTTGTCCGGCGGCCAGAGACAACGCGTGTCCGTCGCCCGCGCCCTGGCGATGGATCCCCAGATCCTCCTGCTCGACGAGCCGTTGTCCGCACTTGACGCACTCACCCGCGCCACGTTGCAGGACGAGATCGAGCATATCTGGGAGACGAACAAAAAGACCGTGGTGTTGATCACCAACGACGTCGATGAGGCACTGCTCCTCGCCGACCGGATAATTCCGCTCACACCGGGTCCCGGTGCCTCCCTCGGCCCCGTGACGGTGAACACGCTCGCCCGTCCGCGAGACCGCAAGAACCTCAATCATGACCCGGAGTTCAAGCGCCTCCGTTCCCTGATTACGCGGCAGCTCCTCGACTACCGCGACAACAACAAGACCAAGGTCACCAAACGACTCATCCTGCCGGACATCCTCCCGGAGGACCTGGAGAAACCACGCGTGCGCCGCAAGCGCCCGTTGCGCCCCAGCGAACTGAAGAACGAGGAGATCAGCATCCCGCGCTAA
- a CDS encoding ABC transporter ATP-binding protein, giving the protein MSAYLEIAQLGKTYPTPKGPAVIVENFDLRVRKGEFISVIGHSGCGKSTVLSMIAGLTDITTGAIALAGREVNSPGPDRGVVFQAPCLLPWLTAFENVMLGIEQVYYTASNEEKHQIAEYYLSVVGLGDAMDKRPAELSQGMRQRCGIARAFALNPKMLLLDEPFGMLDSLTRAELQDVLIDLWQRDQKTALMVTHDVDEALFLSDRVVMMTNGPAATVGDILEVDFPRPRNRKELLEMPEYYRARERLITFLEERSHLKPGRAPSTQTVPQPVHT; this is encoded by the coding sequence ATGTCCGCCTACCTAGAAATTGCACAGCTCGGGAAGACTTACCCGACACCAAAAGGACCCGCTGTCATCGTCGAGAACTTCGATCTTCGCGTCCGCAAGGGAGAATTCATCAGCGTCATCGGCCATTCCGGCTGCGGCAAATCCACGGTTCTCTCAATGATTGCCGGGCTTACCGACATCACCACAGGTGCGATTGCGCTCGCCGGCCGCGAGGTGAACTCCCCCGGTCCGGATCGTGGCGTGGTCTTCCAAGCGCCCTGCCTCCTCCCGTGGCTGACGGCTTTCGAGAATGTGATGCTCGGGATCGAGCAGGTGTACTACACCGCGAGCAACGAGGAAAAACACCAGATCGCCGAGTACTACCTGTCGGTCGTCGGGCTCGGAGACGCGATGGACAAACGCCCCGCGGAGCTCTCGCAAGGCATGCGCCAGCGTTGCGGAATAGCACGGGCCTTCGCGCTGAATCCCAAAATGCTGTTGCTCGACGAACCCTTCGGCATGCTCGACTCGCTCACCCGCGCCGAACTGCAGGACGTCCTGATCGACCTGTGGCAACGCGACCAGAAGACAGCCTTGATGGTGACACACGACGTCGACGAGGCGCTCTTCCTCTCCGACCGCGTGGTCATGATGACCAACGGGCCCGCCGCAACTGTCGGCGACATCCTCGAGGTGGACTTCCCTCGTCCCCGCAATCGGAAGGAGCTGCTCGAGATGCCGGAGTACTACCGGGCTCGAGAGCGCCTCATCACCTTCCTGGAAGAACGCTCTCACCTGAAACCGGGACGTGCTCCGTCCACCCAAACGGTTCCGCAGCCCGTGCACACCTGA